The Chloroflexi bacterium ADurb.Bin180 genome segment AACCTGCAGGAACGATCCTGAAAATACGCGCTCCCGCTCTTCGTCCTGCATTTCAGCGAACAACGGCAATTGGGCAATTTCTGGTTTTTCACCGGCGCGCACGGAACAGGTATCTCCTCATTGATCGCGCAATCTCTACAGGCACACTTGATGTACATCAATCATAACCTTGATCGATCAACTGCCCAGAATATGGCTAGATCAAGCCATTTTCACTTTGATCACTGCACGTCGCGTTCTTTGATCTGGATCAACCAGGCCACCAGCCTCTTGTCCATGGTCGCGCTCAACAGAGCAAAAGGAAGACGGGAGTCTATCATGCCAGTACGGGACGCGGTGAGCGCGGGGCAGCAGAACAGGGCACTGGGGCTGAGTACCTTTGCGTTCACGATCTGCTTTGCAGTGTGGACGTTGTTTGCGATCACCGGGATAGCCATCAAGGACGATCTTGGGCTGAACGATACGCAATTCGGATTGCTGGTCGGCACGCCGATCTTGACCGGATCGCTAGTGCGCCTGTTTCTGGGTGTCTGGACCGACCAATATGGCGGCCGCATCGTCTTTCCGTTGACGATGCTGGCATCGGCACTTTCGACCTTTCTGCTCTCTTATGCCGACAGTTACATCCTGATGTTGATCGCGGCCCTTGGTCTGGGGCTGGCGGGCGGCGGCTTTGCCGTGGGCGTTGCCTATGTCTCCAAATGGTACCCACAAGAAAAGCAGGGCTCCGCACTCGGCTTTTTCGGCATGGGTAATGTCGGTGCAGCCGTTACCAAATTCGTCGCGCCCTGGATCATGGTTGCGGCAGGATGGCAGGTCGTCGCACAGATCTGGGCAGCGGTTCTCGCTGTCACCTCACTCGTCTTTTTCTTGTTTGCCAAGGACGATCCAGAGCTAACTGCAAGAAAGAAGAGCGGAGCAAAGCCGCGCGGCTTGAAGGAGCAACTGGAGCCGCTCAGGAACGAACAGGTTTGGCGCTTTTCACTCTACTATTTCTTCGTTTTCGGGGCCTTTGTAGCGCTGGCACTGTGGTTGCCGAAATATCTGATCGGCGTTTACGGCGTGGACGTGAAAGTCGCAGGCATGTTGGCGGCAACCTTCAGTCTCTCCGCCAGCCTGTTTCGCGCT includes the following:
- the narT gene encoding putative nitrate transporter NarT; the encoded protein is MPVRDAVSAGQQNRALGLSTFAFTICFAVWTLFAITGIAIKDDLGLNDTQFGLLVGTPILTGSLVRLFLGVWTDQYGGRIVFPLTMLASALSTFLLSYADSYILMLIAALGLGLAGGGFAVGVAYVSKWYPQEKQGSALGFFGMGNVGAAVTKFVAPWIMVAAGWQVVAQIWAAVLAVTSLVFFLFAKDDPELTARKKSGAKPRGLKEQLEPLRNEQVWRFSLYYFFVFGAFVALALWLPKYLIGVYGVDVKVAGMLAATFSLSASLFRAYGGILSDKYGARKIMYATFGVSMLCLFMLSYPATDYTIHGIKGDINLSTSMSLVPFVLTIFVLGFFMSLGKAAVYKHIPVYYPENVGSVGGLVGLASLTLGRYGTRRLPSLANVVRYLQP